Proteins from one Mucilaginibacter jinjuensis genomic window:
- a CDS encoding sensor histidine kinase has protein sequence MQPCTIELLQSFEPLSGVPTDQLQWLLDVGTCHEFTVGENIYEIGDTFTATNFLLYGKFNVCIQQGKQINEIGISEPGTISGYLPYSRGTSSIVRVTCVQDAIVLSVSIEDIKKATHLYFELTEALVHTMITRVRFATTRQQQYEKMFALGKLSAGLAHELNNPAAAIGRNASSLSELLKNIPKIFKQTAGLKLDNAQMEIFQERLHEIIDREQVEELSMLEKSSLEDELTDWLMDHQIDDYTFAEILVDYGFTIADLDYLAEIPPDYALVPVFKWLSYHLTTSKIVKEIAEASSRISELVGAVKNFSHMDRGGDKQYINIHTGLESTLTMLNYKIKKASIEVVRDFATDLPLAKALAGELNQVWTNIIDNAIDAMATNGKGTLTINTKKERNSVVVTITDNGPGIPEEISSMIFDPFFTTKEIGKGTGLGLDVVMRIIDQHHGSVKLKSEPGNTSFIVCIPINEK, from the coding sequence ATGCAGCCCTGTACTATTGAATTATTACAAAGTTTTGAGCCTCTTTCCGGCGTACCAACCGATCAATTACAATGGTTATTGGATGTTGGCACCTGCCATGAATTTACCGTAGGCGAAAACATTTATGAAATTGGCGATACTTTTACGGCCACCAATTTCCTGTTGTACGGCAAATTCAATGTGTGTATACAACAAGGCAAGCAAATTAATGAGATCGGCATTTCAGAACCGGGTACCATTAGCGGTTACTTGCCGTACTCGCGCGGTACATCATCAATAGTACGTGTTACCTGCGTGCAGGATGCCATTGTACTGTCGGTGTCTATAGAAGATATTAAAAAGGCCACCCACCTGTACTTCGAATTAACTGAGGCGCTCGTACACACCATGATAACCCGTGTACGTTTTGCAACCACACGCCAGCAGCAATATGAAAAAATGTTTGCCCTGGGCAAGCTATCGGCCGGTTTAGCGCATGAGTTGAATAACCCTGCTGCAGCTATTGGCCGTAATGCTTCGTCACTTTCGGAACTGTTGAAGAATATACCGAAGATCTTTAAGCAGACCGCCGGGCTGAAACTCGACAATGCACAGATGGAAATTTTCCAGGAAAGGCTGCATGAGATCATCGACCGGGAGCAGGTTGAGGAATTAAGCATGCTCGAGAAATCATCCCTCGAAGATGAACTAACTGACTGGCTAATGGATCACCAGATTGATGATTATACCTTTGCCGAAATACTGGTAGACTATGGCTTTACCATTGCCGACCTGGATTACCTGGCCGAAATTCCACCGGATTATGCTTTGGTGCCTGTATTTAAATGGCTGAGCTATCACCTCACTACGAGCAAAATTGTAAAGGAAATTGCAGAAGCATCAAGCCGCATCTCTGAACTGGTTGGCGCGGTTAAAAACTTCAGCCACATGGATCGAGGTGGCGATAAGCAATACATCAACATCCACACGGGTTTAGAGAGCACGTTAACCATGCTCAATTATAAAATTAAAAAAGCCAGCATAGAAGTGGTACGCGATTTTGCTACCGACCTGCCATTGGCCAAAGCCCTGGCAGGCGAGCTAAACCAGGTTTGGACGAACATTATAGATAACGCCATTGATGCCATGGCTACAAACGGAAAAGGCACATTAACCATCAACACCAAAAAAGAACGCAACAGTGTAGTAGTAACCATTACAGACAATGGCCCGGGTATCCCAGAGGAGATCAGCTCCATGATATTCGACCCATTTTTTACAACAAAAGAAATAGGCAAAGGAACCGGCCTTGGGCTCGATGTTGTAATGCGCATCATCGATCAGCACCATGGTTCGGTTAAATTAAAATCCGAGCCGGGCAATACATCCTTTATAGTATGTATCCCAATTAACGAAAAGTAG
- a CDS encoding DUF5686 and carboxypeptidase-like regulatory domain-containing protein, producing MSSIFTKNFYRGTLTVLFLLSTTLSFAQNTVVKGTVTDAKTKETLPYVTVVFAGSTQGISTDNNGKFSISTSNATYTQIKISFVGYKTVVRTIEPGKEQTINVAMGVDQRLLNEVVVKGGKKAKYRNKDNPAVELIRKVIAHKNQNRLESYDYTEYQQYERMNFYLSNLSDKFRNKRLFKNYQFLFQEQDSTAIGGKTLLPIYMEEKLSQNYYRKAPFAKKQIVEATKQVKYDENFIDNQGLSSYFNRIYQDINIYDNNVSLLTNQILSPIADHSPDFYKFFITDTLKDQSPMLIELSFTPRNTNDLLFEGKLYVTMDGNYAVENAVLTVNKNINLNFVRQMQATLAFEKNSDGRYHLSQSDLKMDFGLSKNKGGGVYGERKVILNKFAINTPRPKQTYDGPAQVIAAKSDEKDDAYWKESRPDTIPAAQANIYKNIDSLQTIPSFKRTMDLVTLFVAGYKNYGPFEVGPVNTFYSFNPVEGFRPRIGGRTTPTFSKRYYLETYVAYGTKDEKFKYFLSSTYSINNKSIYSFPQNYVRASFQHDTKIPGQELQFVQEDNFLLSFKRGENDMWLYNDIFRLDYVHEYLNHFSYKVGFKKWGQTSAGSLYFLNGYGHLPSNPDDINSSISNVDRINITELNLELRYAPHERFYQGKLYRIPIIDKYPIFTLRYNQGFDGFLGGQYKYSNFTGNVNKRFYVSQLGYTDVTAEGGYIFGQLPFPLLDIHHANQTYALQLQSYNLMNFLEFVSDHYASINIDHCFNGFFFNKVPLLKKLKLREIVDFKGLWGGVRNENNPANNPNLLQYPVNSEGVATTRALSNGPYLEGSVGVGNIFKVLRLDMVRRFTYLDDPDAPKWGLRAFVKFDF from the coding sequence ATGAGTTCTATTTTTACTAAAAATTTCTATCGCGGCACTTTAACAGTGCTTTTTCTTTTAAGTACCACACTGTCTTTCGCCCAAAATACGGTAGTAAAAGGTACCGTGACCGATGCTAAAACCAAAGAAACCCTGCCTTATGTAACTGTAGTTTTTGCAGGCAGCACGCAGGGTATCAGTACAGACAATAACGGTAAGTTTAGCATATCTACTTCTAACGCCACTTATACACAAATCAAAATATCATTTGTTGGTTACAAAACCGTTGTTCGCACTATCGAACCCGGCAAAGAACAAACTATTAATGTTGCTATGGGTGTAGACCAACGTCTGCTGAACGAGGTGGTAGTAAAAGGCGGCAAAAAAGCCAAGTACCGTAACAAGGATAACCCAGCTGTTGAACTAATTCGCAAGGTTATTGCGCATAAAAACCAGAACCGTCTCGAGAGCTACGATTATACCGAGTACCAGCAGTATGAGCGGATGAACTTTTACCTGAGCAACCTATCGGATAAATTCAGAAACAAGCGTTTATTCAAAAACTACCAGTTCTTATTCCAGGAGCAAGATTCTACAGCCATTGGTGGTAAAACCCTGTTGCCTATTTATATGGAAGAAAAGCTTTCGCAAAACTATTACCGCAAAGCCCCTTTCGCCAAAAAGCAAATTGTAGAGGCTACCAAACAGGTTAAGTACGATGAGAATTTTATAGATAACCAGGGTTTATCTTCATACTTTAACCGCATTTATCAGGATATTAACATTTACGATAACAACGTATCGCTGTTAACCAACCAGATACTGAGCCCCATTGCCGATCACTCTCCCGATTTTTATAAATTCTTTATTACCGATACGCTGAAAGACCAGTCGCCGATGTTGATCGAGCTGAGCTTTACCCCGCGCAACACTAACGATTTATTGTTTGAAGGTAAGCTGTATGTTACGATGGATGGCAACTACGCGGTAGAAAACGCCGTGCTAACCGTTAATAAAAACATCAACTTAAACTTTGTTCGCCAGATGCAGGCTACCCTGGCATTTGAGAAAAATAGTGATGGCCGTTACCACTTAAGTCAAAGTGATTTGAAAATGGACTTCGGCCTCAGCAAAAATAAAGGCGGTGGTGTATACGGCGAGCGTAAAGTGATCCTGAATAAGTTTGCGATAAACACGCCTCGCCCAAAACAAACCTATGATGGTCCGGCGCAAGTTATAGCAGCAAAATCTGACGAGAAAGATGATGCCTATTGGAAAGAAAGCCGCCCGGACACCATACCGGCTGCCCAAGCCAATATCTACAAAAACATTGATAGCCTGCAAACCATCCCATCGTTTAAACGCACAATGGATTTGGTAACGTTGTTTGTTGCGGGTTATAAAAACTATGGCCCGTTTGAAGTTGGTCCGGTTAATACATTTTATAGCTTTAACCCGGTCGAGGGTTTCCGTCCCCGTATTGGTGGCCGTACTACGCCTACTTTCAGCAAACGTTATTATTTAGAAACTTATGTGGCTTATGGTACCAAGGATGAAAAGTTTAAATACTTTTTAAGCAGCACCTACTCTATCAATAACAAATCGATCTACTCTTTCCCCCAAAATTATGTGCGGGCAAGTTTTCAGCATGATACCAAAATACCGGGACAAGAGCTGCAGTTTGTACAGGAAGATAACTTTTTACTATCCTTTAAACGAGGTGAGAACGATATGTGGCTGTACAACGATATTTTCCGTTTAGATTATGTGCATGAGTATTTAAACCACTTCTCGTATAAAGTTGGCTTTAAAAAATGGGGACAAACTTCTGCCGGTTCATTGTACTTCCTGAACGGTTATGGTCACCTGCCTTCAAACCCGGATGATATAAACAGTAGCATCAGCAACGTTGACAGAATAAACATTACCGAGCTTAACCTCGAACTGCGCTACGCACCACACGAGCGTTTTTATCAGGGTAAACTGTATCGTATCCCAATCATCGATAAATACCCGATTTTTACATTACGTTACAACCAGGGCTTTGATGGCTTTCTGGGCGGTCAGTATAAATACTCTAACTTTACAGGTAACGTTAACAAACGTTTCTATGTATCACAATTGGGTTATACTGATGTTACTGCCGAAGGTGGTTATATTTTCGGTCAGCTGCCTTTCCCATTGCTGGATATTCACCATGCCAACCAGACTTATGCTTTGCAACTGCAATCGTACAACTTAATGAACTTCCTGGAGTTTGTGAGCGACCACTATGCCAGCATCAATATAGACCACTGTTTTAATGGTTTCTTCTTCAACAAAGTGCCTTTGCTTAAAAAATTGAAACTGCGTGAAATTGTAGACTTTAAAGGCCTTTGGGGTGGTGTGCGAAACGAGAATAACCCGGCTAATAACCCCAATTTACTGCAATACCCGGTTAACAGCGAAGGCGTTGCCACTACTCGTGCTTTGAGCAATGGCCCGTATTTAGAGGGTAGCGTTGGTGTGGGTAACATATTTAAAGTATTGCGTTTAGATATGGTTAGGCGTTTTACTTACCTGGATGACCCGGATGCACCAAAATGGGGTTTAAGAGCATTTGTTAAATTCGATTTTTAA
- a CDS encoding MarR family transcriptional regulator: METKSTDRIAAKLVYILKRLTDEWINKQLCCGDQPCFNYSHLPLFMSVGTEGISNSALAERLNVTKQATSKIIKELEAINMVKSDKSETDARSMIIRLTPEGEGFYNHIKSQILTLEEQYKKLVGAKNYEIAIDVMLKLISFHETQNFNCG, encoded by the coding sequence ATGGAAACGAAAAGCACAGACAGAATTGCTGCAAAGCTTGTATATATACTAAAGCGACTGACCGACGAGTGGATCAATAAACAGCTTTGCTGCGGAGATCAGCCCTGCTTTAACTATTCGCACCTGCCGCTATTTATGAGTGTGGGCACCGAAGGCATATCAAACAGCGCCCTTGCCGAGCGGCTAAATGTGACCAAGCAGGCCACCAGTAAAATAATTAAAGAACTGGAGGCCATTAATATGGTTAAAAGTGATAAAAGCGAAACCGATGCCCGCTCAATGATTATCAGACTAACACCCGAGGGTGAAGGTTTTTACAACCACATTAAATCGCAAATATTAACGTTGGAAGAACAATACAAGAAACTGGTTGGCGCTAAGAACTACGAAATTGCGATTGATGTAATGCTGAAACTCATCAGCTTCCACGAAACACAGAACTTTAATTGCGGATAA